One window of the Dreissena polymorpha isolate Duluth1 chromosome 5, UMN_Dpol_1.0, whole genome shotgun sequence genome contains the following:
- the LOC127881344 gene encoding uncharacterized protein LOC127881344, whose amino-acid sequence MNAATHNEVDESRYWSNFYELCRRIWLNDRDRNLFQNILRTEFESLPPFFAETILMGRSQETIINSQQNTGRTETSQQLEVVFRAVVDRISMLCAYYQSINDCPNIRRYCFNVTC is encoded by the exons ATGAACGCAGCAACCCACAACGAGGTTGACGAAAGCCGTTATTGGAGTAACTTTTATGAACTTTGTAGACGAATATGGCTAAACGATCGAGATAGAAATTTGTTCCAAAACATACTGCGGACAGAG TTTGAAAGTCTGCCTCCATTCTTTGCCGAGACCATCCTCATGGGAAGGTCTCAAGAAACAATCATCAACTCCCAACAAAACACCGGGCGAACTG AGACCAGTCAGCAACTCGAAGTGGTGTTCCGAGCTGTTGTTGACAGGATCTCCATGCTATGCGCCTACTATCAGTCAATCAATGACTGCCCCAACATTAGAAGATACTGCTTCAATGTTACCTGTTAG